From the genome of Chlorocebus sabaeus isolate Y175 chromosome 2, mChlSab1.0.hap1, whole genome shotgun sequence, one region includes:
- the CEBPB gene encoding CCAAT/enhancer-binding protein beta — MQRLVAWDPACLPLPPPPAFKSMEVANFYYEADCLAAAYGGKAAPAAPPAARPGPRPPAGELGSIGDHERAIDFSPYLEPLGAPQAPAPATATDTFEAAPPAPAPAPASSGQHHDFLSDLFSDDYGGKNCKKPAEYGYVSLGRLGAAKGALHPGCFAPLHPPPPPPPPPAELKAEPGFEPADCKRKEEAGAPGGGAGMAAGFPYALRAYLGYQAVPSGSSGSLSTSSSSSPPGTPSPADAKAPPAACYAGAAPPPSQVKSKAKKTVDKHSDEYKIRRERNNIAVRKSRDKAKMRNLETQHKVLELTAENERLQKKVEQLSRELSTLRNLFKQLPEPLLASSGHC, encoded by the coding sequence ATGCAACGCCTGGTGGCCTGGGACCCAGCATGTCTCCCCCTGCCGCCGCCGCCTGCCTTTAAATCCATGGAAGTGGCCAACTTCTACTACGAGGCGGACTGCTTGGCTGCTGCGTACGGCGGCAAGGCGGCCCCCGCGGCGCCCCCCGCGGCCAGACCCGGGCCGCGCCCCCCAGCCGGCGAGCTGGGCAGCATCGGCGACCACGAGCGCGCCATCGACTTCAGCCCGTACCTGGAGCCGCTGGGCGCGCCGCAGGCCCCGGCGCCCGCCACGGCCACGGACACCTTCGAGGCGGCTCCGCCCGCGCCCGCCCCCGCGCCCGCCTCCTCCGGGCAGCACCACGACTTCCTCTCCGACCTCTTCTCCGACGACTACGGGGGCAAGAACTGCAAGAAGCCGGCTGAGTACGGCTACGTGAGCCTGGGGCGCCTGGGGGCCGCCAAGGGCGCGCTGCACCCCGGCTGCTTCGCGCCCCTGCACCCGCcacccccgccgccgccgccgcccgccgaGCTCAAGGCGGAGCCGGGCTTCGAGCCCGCGGACTGCAAGCGGAAGGAGGAGGCCGGGGCGCCGGGCGGCGGCGCAGGCATGGCGGCGGGCTTCCCGTACGCGCTGCGCGCTTACCTCGGCTACCAGGCGGTGCCGAGCGGCAGCAGCGGGAGCCTCTCCACGTCCTCGTCGTCCAGCCCGCCCGGCACGCCGAGCCCCGCCGACGCCAAGGCGCCCCCGGCCGCCTGCTACGCGGGGGCCGCGCCGCCGCCCTCGCAGGTCAAGAGCAAGGCCAAGAAGACAGTGGACAAGCACAGCGACGAGTACAAGATCCGGCGCGAGCGCAACAACATCGCCGTGCGCAAGAGCCGCGACAAGGCCAAGATGCGCAACCTGGAGACGCAGCACAAGGTCCTGGAGCTCACGGCCGAGAACGAGCGGCTGCAGAAGAAGGTGGAGCAGCTGTCTCGCGAGCTCAGCACCCTGCGGAACTTGTTCAAGCAGCTGCCCGAGCCCCTGCTCGCCTCCTCCGGCCACTGCTAG